From Alteromonas australica, one genomic window encodes:
- the lptF gene encoding LPS export ABC transporter permease LptF: MLIFRYLLKETLKSQLAIFFILMAIFVTLRFVRVLGDASDGDIPAGLVLGFLGLYAPILASLVLPISAYLGIMLAHGRLYVDSEMTVMRACGISEWYITRVMLFLSVLIMIVTGAITLYFAPLAAENEYQLREKARNEAGLSALIPGRFQQTGNEKAVIFVHDIDTDDGLRRVFLSQNQADNNDKQVRVVYAQTGQVANNPDGTRNLVLKEGVQYEGEQSAKAYRKVEFDEYQIQIADKPAEEARRKVSVLPTAELWQDDSIEARAELQWRIAIPLSIPFLVLIAVPLSSVDPRQGRFGKMFPAILLYLGYFLLLLASRRVLEDGKMPPQLGLWWVHTIMLIIGIALIVRDRKTGTQLRAWVLGKK; encoded by the coding sequence ATGCTGATATTCCGCTATTTACTTAAGGAAACGCTAAAATCTCAGTTAGCGATTTTCTTCATTTTAATGGCAATTTTTGTCACGTTAAGATTTGTGCGCGTACTAGGTGACGCCTCAGACGGAGATATACCTGCCGGCTTGGTACTCGGTTTCCTGGGTTTATATGCGCCCATACTCGCCTCCCTCGTTCTACCGATAAGCGCCTACTTAGGCATTATGCTGGCCCACGGTAGGCTTTATGTGGATAGCGAAATGACCGTAATGCGCGCATGTGGCATAAGCGAATGGTACATCACACGGGTGATGTTGTTTTTGTCTGTGCTTATCATGATAGTTACCGGTGCCATTACCCTGTATTTTGCACCTTTAGCTGCAGAAAACGAATACCAATTAAGGGAAAAGGCCCGTAACGAAGCCGGACTATCAGCGCTAATACCGGGGCGATTCCAGCAAACGGGCAACGAAAAAGCGGTCATATTTGTTCATGACATCGATACCGACGATGGCCTTAGACGGGTGTTTTTATCGCAAAACCAAGCAGATAACAATGACAAACAAGTGCGCGTGGTTTACGCCCAGACGGGACAAGTGGCTAATAATCCAGACGGAACCCGAAACCTTGTATTAAAAGAGGGTGTGCAATACGAGGGGGAACAGTCGGCAAAAGCGTACCGAAAAGTAGAGTTTGACGAATATCAAATCCAAATTGCCGATAAGCCCGCAGAAGAGGCGCGAAGAAAAGTCAGCGTGCTCCCCACCGCAGAGCTATGGCAAGACGACAGTATTGAAGCTAGGGCTGAGCTACAGTGGCGCATAGCAATTCCGTTATCTATCCCCTTTCTAGTACTCATTGCTGTGCCATTAAGCTCAGTAGACCCTCGACAAGGGCGTTTCGGAAAGATGTTTCCAGCTATCCTGCTCTATTTGGGGTATTTCCTATTGTTGTTAGCAAGTAGACGGGTGCTTGAAGACGGCAAAATGCCGCCACAACTTGGCCTGTGGTGGGTACATACCATCATGCTGATTATTGGAATAGCATTGATCGTTAGAGATAGGAAAACAGGTACACAGTTGCGAGCCTGGGTATTAGGAAAAAAATAA
- the lptG gene encoding LPS export ABC transporter permease LptG: MFKILDLYIARTLLGTVAVTLSVLIGLSALIKFVEQLRKVGEGDYDMMVAFLYVLLSLPRDLEQFFPMATLLGGLIGMGVLASNSELVVMQAAGMSRWNIINSAMKSATLMILLVMAVGEWVTPFSESKAKEIRTEAISGGSLFSSDQLVWAKDGEHFVSIGQVLSRDSLQDITIFDFDDTLALESITYAAEGSFDGDGWWLEGVDVTRFGDNQVTLDNQARIRWNSTLTPDKLGIVAVKPEALSITGLIDYIAYLDNNDQDPSRYELALWRKILQPVSVGVMLLMALSFIFGPLRSVTMGARVIMGVLTGFGFFILNEVFGPLSLVYQLPPYLGAILPSMLFAAIAALMLRK; this comes from the coding sequence ATGTTTAAGATCCTCGATTTATACATTGCCCGCACGCTGTTAGGCACAGTGGCCGTCACCCTCTCGGTACTCATTGGTTTAAGTGCACTCATTAAGTTTGTAGAACAACTTAGAAAAGTAGGCGAAGGCGACTACGATATGATGGTGGCCTTCCTGTATGTATTGCTAAGTTTACCCCGAGATTTAGAACAGTTTTTCCCCATGGCAACGTTATTAGGCGGCCTTATTGGTATGGGGGTACTGGCTAGTAACAGTGAGCTTGTGGTGATGCAAGCGGCGGGCATGAGCCGTTGGAATATTATTAATTCGGCCATGAAGTCAGCCACCTTAATGATTTTGCTGGTGATGGCGGTAGGAGAATGGGTAACGCCCTTTAGTGAGTCGAAAGCCAAAGAAATACGAACCGAAGCCATTTCAGGGGGAAGCTTGTTTTCTTCTGATCAATTGGTTTGGGCGAAAGATGGCGAACACTTTGTCAGTATTGGGCAGGTTCTCAGCCGAGATTCATTACAAGATATTACCATTTTCGACTTCGACGACACCTTGGCTTTGGAAAGCATTACCTACGCCGCCGAAGGAAGCTTTGACGGTGATGGTTGGTGGCTTGAGGGTGTTGACGTAACGCGCTTCGGCGACAACCAAGTCACATTAGATAATCAAGCTCGTATCCGTTGGAACTCAACCCTTACCCCCGATAAGCTAGGCATTGTAGCGGTAAAACCAGAAGCGTTGTCTATTACAGGGCTAATTGACTATATCGCCTACCTTGATAACAATGACCAAGACCCTTCTCGCTACGAGCTAGCGTTATGGCGCAAGATACTTCAGCCCGTTTCAGTGGGAGTTATGCTGCTGATGGCCTTGTCGTTTATTTTCGGCCCGCTGCGTAGCGTCACCATGGGCGCTAGGGTGATTATGGGCGTATTAACCGGCTTTGGCTTTTTCATCTTAAACGAAGTATTTGGCCCTTTGAGTTTGGTGTATCAACTGCCACCTTATTTGGGCGCAATACTACCAAGCATGCTTTTTGCCGCAATTGCAGCACTGATGCTGCGAAAATAG
- a CDS encoding RDD family protein, with the protein MRAGFFRRLLAMIYDTLVATAVGMCAAMVMIVTLVVMLKNGALDLQGYAEPADLIQASSTYKLLIQTWVGMWIAGFFLWFWRRGGQTLGMRAWRLRIYSTVEEPMTWPRLLIRLVASLGGLGTLLVLFDFKHKQSLQDRLAKTEVLKLTKEANDHKSW; encoded by the coding sequence ATGAGAGCCGGCTTTTTTCGCAGGCTGCTTGCCATGATTTACGACACACTAGTGGCTACTGCGGTAGGCATGTGCGCAGCGATGGTGATGATAGTCACGTTAGTGGTTATGCTGAAAAACGGCGCGCTAGACCTACAAGGCTATGCTGAACCTGCCGACCTGATTCAGGCTTCGTCGACTTATAAACTGCTTATTCAAACTTGGGTAGGGATGTGGATAGCTGGGTTTTTCTTATGGTTTTGGCGAAGAGGTGGGCAAACCTTGGGTATGCGAGCATGGCGTTTACGGATATACAGCACCGTAGAAGAGCCAATGACTTGGCCGCGTTTGCTTATTCGCCTTGTGGCATCGTTGGGCGGTTTGGGCACATTGTTAGTACTGTTCGATTTTAAGCACAAACAATCGCTGCAAGACCGCTTAGCGAAAACCGAAGTGTTGAAACTGACCAAAGAAGCGAACGACCATAAAAGCTGGTAA
- a CDS encoding IclR family transcriptional regulator, with the protein MLEAGSSKQGIQVISRAVKVLRALEGKPDGLSLSAIANEVDLPRSTVQRIVGALATEGFLISASPTSRVRLGPSLVSLGSAAKVDIDRVILPYMKRLSKEIEETVDLSVQDGNAMIFIDQVIADSQKLRAVSGVGDAFPIHSCANGKAILASKPDNEVAAILANASFTKLTPYTLSEASSLQLEIEKIRKKGVAFDREEHCEGVCAIGIAIEDPYGRNIAISIPIPSVRFNRNKREISDKLIEYKAIIEKALGASLQ; encoded by the coding sequence ATGTTAGAGGCAGGAAGTTCAAAGCAAGGTATACAGGTCATCTCACGGGCGGTAAAAGTGCTTCGCGCTTTAGAAGGTAAGCCAGACGGCTTAAGTTTAAGTGCTATTGCTAATGAAGTTGATTTACCTCGTTCAACAGTTCAGCGTATTGTAGGTGCACTCGCAACTGAGGGTTTTTTAATTTCAGCCAGTCCGACTTCACGAGTGCGCTTAGGGCCAAGTTTGGTGTCGTTAGGCTCTGCGGCAAAAGTCGATATAGACAGAGTGATCCTGCCCTACATGAAACGCCTCTCGAAAGAAATAGAGGAAACCGTGGATTTGTCGGTACAAGATGGCAATGCCATGATATTTATTGATCAAGTTATTGCCGACTCACAAAAACTTCGCGCCGTGTCTGGTGTGGGTGATGCATTCCCTATTCATTCTTGCGCAAATGGCAAAGCCATTCTAGCCAGTAAACCTGACAACGAAGTTGCCGCCATACTGGCTAATGCCAGCTTCACAAAACTAACCCCATACACCTTGTCTGAAGCGTCTTCTTTACAACTTGAAATTGAGAAAATACGCAAAAAAGGCGTGGCCTTTGATAGAGAAGAACATTGCGAGGGAGTGTGCGCAATAGGCATTGCCATTGAAGATCCATATGGCCGCAACATTGCTATCTCTATTCCCATTCCGTCGGTAAGATTTAACAGAAATAAACGGGAAATTTCAGATAAGCTCATTGAATACAAAGCCATTATTGAAAAAGCATTGGGCGCCAGCTTGCAATAA
- a CDS encoding sodium:solute symporter family protein — protein MNTILVLVLAYNIIVIGGIGKYLSWRTSQQQQVTDMALGGRNAGVAMFSVTIAITYLGSAHVYGLMEMSFSLGAVALWFCFAHTILLCVICLGTGRWIRRTGTATIPELIGKLYNKKLRIYTACVAAMVVFGLVTLEAQTLGIGISAMSGWPLGWSAVIGAAIGTAYVCMGGIKQTMWVNLVNAVVMYVAVITAGIYLAYVLPDGWEGVVQHYENRDEAFKLSILSKPDLLVSFALAAIFSVVFSQSVNQQGMQAAMSAKDEKTIQRSLWIAAPINGLFGVFPVLVGIAAATIPEFAQLGPKLAGAALIINLLPTWLVVLLQAGFLGALLSTFAMSALAPATIFAKDIVGLHLKAALTPESEKKLIRYTIITIGFVAALMTLFFHPNVILAITWLFAWLVPFFFIIVAGLFWKRSVGVAKLVLLSSWLVNLLWSFTPLKAYLGLTMLENAHVVAIVAFGFTLLGNIGAKNCHPALFAKKPKSMAFAG, from the coding sequence ATGAATACCATTTTAGTACTGGTGCTTGCGTACAATATTATCGTCATCGGTGGGATTGGCAAATATCTCAGCTGGCGGACGTCACAACAACAGCAAGTAACGGATATGGCGCTAGGTGGGCGTAATGCGGGCGTGGCCATGTTCTCAGTCACGATTGCCATTACCTATTTAGGGTCTGCACATGTTTACGGCCTAATGGAAATGTCATTTTCTCTGGGGGCTGTGGCGCTTTGGTTTTGCTTCGCACATACCATACTATTATGCGTGATCTGCTTAGGTACAGGGCGCTGGATTCGTCGAACAGGCACGGCCACTATCCCTGAACTTATCGGTAAGTTGTACAACAAAAAATTACGAATTTATACCGCCTGCGTTGCCGCTATGGTGGTGTTTGGTTTGGTCACGCTTGAAGCCCAAACACTGGGTATTGGCATTTCCGCCATGTCTGGCTGGCCACTAGGCTGGAGCGCAGTGATTGGGGCAGCCATTGGTACCGCCTATGTTTGCATGGGCGGAATAAAGCAAACCATGTGGGTGAATTTGGTCAATGCGGTGGTGATGTATGTGGCGGTCATTACGGCGGGTATTTACCTCGCATATGTACTTCCTGATGGTTGGGAAGGGGTGGTGCAACATTATGAAAACCGTGATGAAGCCTTTAAGTTGTCTATTCTCAGTAAACCTGATTTGCTCGTGAGTTTTGCCCTCGCTGCCATATTTTCAGTGGTATTTTCTCAATCCGTGAATCAACAAGGCATGCAGGCTGCGATGTCTGCCAAAGATGAAAAAACCATACAGCGTTCATTGTGGATAGCCGCACCTATTAATGGTCTATTCGGTGTATTCCCAGTGCTGGTGGGTATTGCGGCAGCCACCATTCCCGAGTTTGCTCAACTAGGTCCAAAGTTGGCTGGCGCGGCATTAATCATTAATTTGCTGCCTACCTGGTTAGTGGTGCTGCTGCAAGCAGGGTTCTTAGGTGCTTTGTTATCTACCTTTGCAATGTCAGCCCTTGCGCCCGCTACCATCTTCGCCAAAGACATCGTTGGCTTGCACTTAAAAGCGGCGCTAACTCCAGAGTCAGAGAAAAAACTCATTCGCTATACCATTATCACTATTGGCTTTGTGGCTGCGTTGATGACGTTATTTTTCCATCCTAACGTTATTTTAGCGATTACTTGGCTGTTTGCTTGGTTAGTGCCTTTCTTCTTTATCATTGTGGCGGGGTTATTTTGGAAAAGAAGTGTAGGGGTAGCCAAGTTGGTGTTGTTGTCTAGTTGGCTTGTTAACTTGCTATGGTCTTTTACACCACTTAAAGCTTATTTAGGCCTAACGATGCTCGAAAACGCACACGTTGTGGCCATCGTCGCCTTTGGGTTTACCCTACTAGGGAACATTGGGGCTAAAAATTGCCACCCAGCGTTATTTGCTAAGAAGCCTAAATCCATGGCATTCGCGGGTTAG
- a CDS encoding SDR family NAD(P)-dependent oxidoreductase codes for MAMTDSWSDDFALNLFNVKDKVVVITGGNGTLGAAYARTFALHGAHVIVTARNSSTLDEVVASTQGTEGSCVAYSSDVTDRTSISRLVGEIDRKYGHIDVLINNAGMAFRAPAEAMPEDKFEHVMSVNVTGTLIPCQEFGKYFMKQGHGKIVNTSSVRGFCGHPDGYTAYAASKAAIDNLTKQLATEWSIKGVKEGFAININAIAPTLIKSPLTQEICEDPDRIAPFLARLPMGRVAETKDMVGLVMMLSASASNFINGQVIYVDGGCTAG; via the coding sequence ATGGCTATGACAGATTCTTGGAGTGATGATTTTGCTCTCAATTTATTCAATGTGAAAGACAAAGTAGTGGTGATTACTGGTGGTAATGGCACGTTAGGTGCCGCTTATGCTCGCACTTTTGCATTACACGGTGCTCATGTCATCGTGACCGCCCGCAACTCATCCACGTTAGATGAGGTGGTGGCGTCAACGCAAGGCACTGAGGGAAGTTGTGTGGCTTACAGTAGTGATGTAACAGACCGAACATCTATTAGTCGCTTGGTGGGTGAAATTGATCGCAAGTATGGGCACATCGACGTGTTGATTAATAACGCCGGAATGGCGTTTAGGGCACCTGCAGAAGCAATGCCTGAGGATAAATTTGAACATGTTATGTCGGTCAATGTGACAGGGACACTGATACCTTGCCAAGAGTTCGGTAAGTATTTTATGAAGCAAGGACACGGCAAAATTGTGAATACTTCATCAGTACGTGGTTTTTGTGGTCACCCTGATGGCTATACCGCTTATGCGGCGTCTAAAGCTGCCATAGATAATTTAACGAAGCAGTTAGCAACAGAATGGTCGATAAAAGGTGTAAAAGAAGGCTTTGCTATTAATATCAACGCCATAGCGCCAACATTAATCAAGTCGCCGTTAACACAAGAAATCTGTGAAGACCCAGATAGAATTGCGCCCTTTTTAGCTCGGCTTCCTATGGGAAGGGTGGCTGAAACGAAAGATATGGTAGGGTTAGTGATGATGTTGTCAGCTTCCGCATCGAACTTTATCAACGGCCAAGTTATTTATGTTGATGGTGGATGCACTGCCGGGTAA
- a CDS encoding cupin domain-containing protein produces MKIVSLSDIKPYNPPAHFDMVALKIQGEEETGLTKFWQGLSYFLPNGGANMQYQTGTFGAEFEKSYYVIDGELTVIDEKNHATVLHAGDSVAIYPNEGRKLKNNTNRVATVLVTFSTS; encoded by the coding sequence ATGAAAATTGTTTCACTTTCAGACATAAAACCATACAACCCACCGGCCCATTTCGACATGGTTGCCCTCAAAATACAGGGCGAAGAAGAAACAGGGTTAACCAAATTTTGGCAAGGGTTGAGTTATTTCCTACCAAATGGTGGCGCCAACATGCAATACCAAACAGGCACCTTTGGCGCAGAGTTCGAAAAATCGTACTACGTCATTGACGGCGAGCTAACGGTGATTGATGAAAAGAATCACGCTACGGTATTACACGCAGGCGACTCTGTGGCGATATACCCTAATGAAGGGCGCAAGCTGAAAAACAATACCAATCGCGTTGCCACTGTGTTGGTGACATTTTCAACGTCTTAA
- a CDS encoding BKACE family enzyme: MKKNKKVIITCAVTGAMHTPTMSDALPITPKQIANESVKAADAGASIIHLHARDPYTGQPTGDPDVFMQFLPEIKQHTDAVINLTTGGSPTMSVEERLACAMKVKPEMCSLNMGSINFAMFPLASRYKTWKHSWEEDYVRNSDDFIFRNTFRDIEKIMTIMSEHGTKFEHECYDVGHLYNLAHFADRGLVKPPFFIQTIFGILGGIGADEENLMYMKSTADRLFGDDYQWSVLAAGKNQMPFSTQTALMGGNVRVGLEDSLFIGKGQMAQSNAQQVEKIKRVLAEFSLEIATPEETRSMLGLKGKDNVDF, from the coding sequence ATGAAAAAGAACAAAAAAGTTATTATAACGTGCGCTGTCACCGGGGCTATGCATACGCCCACTATGTCTGATGCGCTGCCTATTACCCCCAAGCAAATTGCTAACGAGTCAGTAAAGGCTGCCGATGCCGGTGCGTCCATTATCCACCTGCATGCGCGTGACCCATATACGGGCCAACCTACGGGCGACCCAGACGTATTTATGCAGTTTTTACCCGAAATAAAACAACACACTGATGCGGTGATTAATCTTACTACTGGCGGTAGTCCAACCATGTCTGTGGAAGAGCGTTTGGCGTGTGCAATGAAGGTAAAACCAGAAATGTGCTCGCTTAACATGGGCAGCATCAACTTTGCAATGTTTCCCTTGGCCTCGCGTTATAAAACGTGGAAGCACAGTTGGGAAGAGGATTATGTACGAAATAGTGACGATTTCATCTTTAGAAACACCTTTCGTGACATTGAAAAAATCATGACGATTATGTCTGAGCACGGCACTAAGTTTGAGCACGAATGCTACGACGTAGGACATCTTTACAACCTGGCCCACTTTGCAGACCGAGGTTTGGTGAAGCCCCCGTTCTTTATTCAAACTATCTTTGGCATTTTAGGTGGAATAGGGGCGGATGAAGAAAACCTGATGTACATGAAAAGTACTGCCGACCGTTTATTTGGGGATGACTATCAATGGTCAGTATTAGCGGCGGGGAAAAACCAAATGCCGTTTTCTACACAAACCGCCTTAATGGGGGGCAATGTTCGTGTAGGTCTTGAAGACAGTTTGTTCATTGGGAAGGGGCAAATGGCACAGAGCAACGCACAACAAGTTGAAAAAATTAAGCGGGTTCTGGCCGAGTTCTCGTTAGAGATAGCCACACCAGAAGAGACCCGCTCTATGCTGGGGCTAAAAGGCAAAGATAACGTCGATTTTTAA
- a CDS encoding 3-hydroxyacyl-CoA dehydrogenase family protein, with amino-acid sequence MFESTNVAVLGAGLMGCGIAQVFASHKVSVLLFDPFEQARDTALSKITNGIKSMGGDISATQYISVVSDIEAAVANADVIIEAVPEKLSLKQEVFQQIQPLIKSTAIVASNTSVIPIKDIFDGLDFQNQVVGTHWWNPPYLVPLVEVVESEKSSTDVIKKMMALLTFVGKKPVHVKKDVPGFVGNRMQHALWREAIALINDGVCTAEDVDVVVKNSFGLRLPQLGPIENADLIGLDLTLDIHNVILQSLNTDKTPSPVLQQRVAKNTLGVKTGQGFLSWDDNSIQKVRENLNTYLLNVTKQRG; translated from the coding sequence ATGTTCGAGTCAACCAATGTTGCTGTTTTAGGGGCGGGTTTGATGGGCTGCGGTATAGCTCAGGTATTTGCCAGCCACAAGGTGTCGGTGCTTTTATTTGACCCCTTTGAACAGGCGAGAGATACAGCGCTATCTAAGATAACCAACGGCATTAAAAGTATGGGTGGCGACATCTCTGCTACCCAATATATCAGTGTGGTCAGTGATATCGAAGCCGCAGTGGCGAATGCCGACGTCATTATAGAAGCGGTACCAGAGAAGCTTTCCTTAAAACAAGAGGTATTCCAGCAAATACAGCCCCTTATTAAGTCTACAGCCATCGTTGCCAGTAACACGTCGGTAATCCCTATTAAGGATATTTTCGATGGATTGGATTTTCAAAACCAAGTGGTTGGTACGCACTGGTGGAACCCGCCTTATTTAGTGCCGTTAGTCGAAGTTGTGGAAAGTGAAAAAAGCAGCACTGATGTCATTAAAAAAATGATGGCGCTGCTCACGTTCGTTGGTAAGAAGCCGGTCCACGTGAAAAAAGATGTGCCAGGATTTGTAGGTAATCGAATGCAGCACGCATTGTGGCGCGAAGCCATCGCGCTCATCAACGATGGCGTTTGCACAGCAGAGGATGTGGACGTAGTGGTTAAGAACAGTTTTGGGCTGCGCCTGCCTCAACTTGGCCCTATCGAAAATGCCGACCTCATTGGGCTAGATCTCACCCTCGATATACACAACGTCATTCTACAAAGCTTAAATACCGATAAAACCCCTTCGCCGGTTTTACAGCAACGAGTGGCTAAAAATACCCTCGGAGTGAAAACGGGGCAGGGGTTTTTATCTTGGGATGACAACAGTATCCAGAAGGTGAGAGAAAATCTTAATACTTACCTATTGAACGTGACCAAACAGCGAGGATAG
- a CDS encoding cyclase family protein, protein MKINDIKRVHKISKQDMDSMIQEENVNNDTGLEFYDLSHEWGLGQPCWPYFEDVKIERLHGMSKSGVLTQRITTVMHSGTHIDAPAHVVEGTPFMDQMPLPRFFGKGVVVSIPKKKWEVITAEDLENATPAIQEGDIVIINTGWHHTYADSSEYYHYGPGLYKEAGEWLAKKKVKMVGIDVQALDHPLGTAIGPHGPGPLIPHLEQEYKEHSGGRAIIDDFPDWEPCHRALLSNGICGIENVGGELDKVTGKRCTIAAFPWRWKGGDGCIVRLVAMIDRSGSFRIESGESE, encoded by the coding sequence ATGAAGATTAATGACATAAAGCGAGTTCATAAAATTTCGAAGCAAGACATGGACAGCATGATTCAAGAAGAGAATGTGAATAACGACACGGGTCTGGAGTTTTATGACCTTAGTCATGAATGGGGATTAGGGCAGCCTTGCTGGCCATATTTTGAAGACGTAAAGATTGAACGCCTGCATGGTATGTCTAAATCTGGTGTGCTTACTCAGCGTATTACAACGGTTATGCACTCGGGTACACATATAGATGCGCCAGCTCATGTAGTTGAAGGCACACCTTTTATGGATCAAATGCCGCTCCCCCGTTTCTTCGGGAAAGGTGTTGTGGTGTCTATTCCGAAGAAAAAATGGGAAGTGATTACGGCCGAAGACTTGGAGAATGCAACCCCCGCTATTCAAGAAGGCGATATCGTTATCATTAATACAGGGTGGCATCACACCTACGCAGACTCTTCTGAATATTATCATTATGGCCCCGGCCTTTATAAAGAAGCCGGCGAGTGGCTAGCTAAGAAAAAAGTAAAAATGGTGGGTATCGACGTGCAAGCGCTTGACCACCCTTTAGGTACGGCAATTGGGCCTCATGGTCCTGGTCCACTGATTCCTCATTTAGAGCAAGAATACAAAGAACATTCTGGTGGGCGTGCAATTATCGATGACTTCCCTGATTGGGAGCCTTGCCACCGTGCGCTTTTAAGTAATGGTATATGCGGCATTGAAAATGTCGGTGGCGAGTTGGATAAAGTGACAGGCAAGCGCTGTACTATTGCGGCTTTTCCGTGGCGTTGGAAAGGCGGTGATGGTTGTATTGTCCGACTTGTAGCGATGATAGACCGTTCAGGTTCTTTCCGAATAGAAAGTGGCGAAAGCGAGTAA